One part of the Heptranchias perlo isolate sHepPer1 chromosome 10, sHepPer1.hap1, whole genome shotgun sequence genome encodes these proteins:
- the tmem251 gene encoding lysosomal enzyme trafficking factor, producing the protein MMNFRQRMGWIGVGLYLLASAAAFYYVFEINETYNQLALEHIQRNSEDLGSGSSWTQTVTARLFSLPFWLWGILFLIPYLQIFLFLYSCTRANPKTVGYCIFPIYLAVICNRHQAFVKASNQINRLKIIDT; encoded by the coding sequence ATGATGAACTTTCGCCAGCGAATGGGTTGGATTGGTGTAGGATTATATCTGCTAGCAAGTGCTGCAGCCTTTTATTATGTATTTGAAATAAATGAAACTTACAACCAACTGGCTTTGGAGCATATTCAGCGGAACTCTGAGGACCTGGGGAGTGGATCCTCTTGGACACAGACTGTGACTGCGCGCTTGTTTTCGCTCCCTTTCTGGTTGTGGGGTATTCTGTTTCTGATTCCATACCTGCAAATCTTCCTATTCCTGTATTCATGTACGAGAGCCAATCCCAAGACAGTTGGCTACTGcattttcccaatctacctgGCAGTCATCTGCAATCGTCACCAAGCTTTTGTCAAAGCCTCTAATCAAATCAACAGATTGAAAATAATTGACACATGA
- the si:dkeyp-55f12.3 gene encoding uncharacterized protein si:dkeyp-55f12.3, with protein sequence MAESECEVCGELSYRSGERRHFAVRSQNSIKGILGGVRRLQEQVSGALSELVLEEKRMQAPCGGRPSSSSGEDEEDNEDEPVNKGGGDAPPAKRTRKQS encoded by the exons ATGGCGGAGTCGGAGTGTGAGGTCTGCGGGGAGCTGAGTTACCGGAGCGGCGAGCGCCGACACTTCGCCGTTCGCTCTCAGAACAGCATCAAGGGGATTCTCGGCGGCGTGCGGCGCCTCCAGGAGCAAGTGAGCGGCGCGCTGAGCGAACTCGTCCTGGAGGAGAAACGAATGCAGGCGCCGTGCGGTGGGAGGCCGAGCTCCAGCAGCG GTGAAGATGAAGAAGACAATGAAGATGAACCAGTGAACAAAGGTGGTGGAGATGCACCTCCTGCAAAAAGGACTAGGAAACAATCTTGA